A genomic stretch from Flavobacterium humidisoli includes:
- a CDS encoding AAA family ATPase translates to MSDVTAIHNLVQKRNELKKEIAKIIVGQDAVVDQILLCIFSGGHALLIGVPGLAKTLMINTLSQALGLDFKRIQFTPDLMPSDILGSEILDENRNFKFIKGPIFSNIILADEINRTPPKTQAALLEAMQERSVTIAGQHHKLDLPYFVLATQNPIEQEGTYPLPEAQLDRFMFAIKLEYPTFEEEVQVVKRTTSDVKTEINPLFTAQEIIDFQHLIRRIPVADNVIEYAVTLVSKTRPDNSLTNDFVKNYLDWGAGPRASQNLILAAKAHAAFNGKFSPDIEDVQAVATGILRHRIIKNYKADAEGITEEVIIKKLM, encoded by the coding sequence ATGTCTGACGTAACAGCAATTCACAATTTAGTTCAAAAAAGAAATGAATTAAAAAAAGAAATAGCGAAAATCATTGTAGGGCAGGACGCCGTTGTAGATCAAATTTTACTTTGTATATTTTCTGGAGGACACGCACTTTTAATTGGAGTTCCTGGTTTGGCAAAAACCTTAATGATTAATACTTTGTCTCAGGCTTTAGGTCTGGATTTTAAAAGAATTCAGTTTACGCCAGATTTGATGCCTTCGGATATTTTAGGAAGCGAAATTTTAGATGAAAATAGGAACTTCAAATTCATTAAAGGACCCATTTTTTCCAATATTATTTTGGCCGATGAGATAAATAGAACGCCGCCAAAAACACAAGCGGCTTTGTTGGAAGCAATGCAAGAAAGATCGGTGACAATTGCGGGACAACATCATAAATTAGATTTGCCCTATTTTGTTTTAGCAACTCAAAACCCTATTGAGCAAGAAGGGACTTATCCTTTGCCAGAAGCGCAATTAGACCGTTTTATGTTTGCTATTAAATTGGAATATCCAACTTTTGAAGAAGAAGTTCAAGTTGTAAAAAGAACAACTTCTGATGTGAAAACAGAAATTAATCCATTATTTACAGCTCAAGAAATTATTGATTTTCAGCATCTAATTCGTAGAATTCCTGTTGCAGATAATGTTATAGAATATGCGGTAACTCTAGTAAGCAAAACTCGTCCAGATAATAGTTTGACTAATGATTTTGTGAAAAACTATTTAGATTGGGGAGCAGGGCCAAGAGCTTCACAGAATTTAATTCTAGCAGCAAAAGCGCATGCGGCTTTCAATGGGAAATTCTCACCAGATATTGAGGATGTACAAGCCGTTGCGACAGGTATTTTGAGACATAGAATTATTAAAAACTATAAAGCAGACGCCGAAGGAATAACTGAAGAAGTTATTATTAAAAAATTAATGTAA
- a CDS encoding alpha-amylase, with amino-acid sequence MKKPILKLCLITAFSALLYSCSENEISESGAKTESQKFKIIDVTHHDGKPFSTGVSSNSTTGKYADNPGGGVMMQAFYWDVPAGGNWWNTVSSKVTAWGNAGIGSIWLPPASKAQNGAFSMGYDPTDYFDFGDYNQNGSTETRFGSKTELVNLITAAHNENIKVYADIVINHNSGGQSEANPFTGTNTWTNFTGVASGKFPRTYNDFYKNSYGNNDEGSFGGFPDLCHAAPNVQNWLWLRSDGVGKYYKNTMKFDGWRFDYVKGFGAWVVNAWNANVGGFSVGELWDSNVNVLNDWANSANSSVFDFACYYKMNDAFDGNNLALLNDDMMWKRNPYKAVTFVTNHDTDEIWSKMLAYSYILTHEGYPTIFYRDYEEWLDKNKLNNLIWIHNNKATGTTSILYSDNDEYVARRNGYNGNPGLVVYINNSDVWQERWVQTNWANTQIKDFTGNSTWYPTTQADKWVKIQCPPKGYSIWSINQ; translated from the coding sequence ATGAAAAAACCTATTTTAAAATTATGCCTTATTACGGCCTTTAGCGCACTTCTGTATTCATGTTCTGAAAATGAAATCAGCGAATCGGGTGCAAAAACTGAAAGTCAAAAATTTAAAATCATCGATGTTACACATCACGACGGTAAACCCTTCAGTACAGGGGTTTCAAGCAATTCTACAACAGGTAAATATGCTGATAATCCTGGCGGAGGTGTTATGATGCAAGCTTTCTATTGGGATGTTCCCGCTGGAGGAAATTGGTGGAATACAGTAAGCAGTAAAGTAACTGCTTGGGGAAATGCTGGAATTGGCTCAATTTGGCTTCCACCTGCTTCAAAAGCGCAGAACGGAGCGTTTTCTATGGGATATGATCCAACAGATTATTTTGATTTTGGAGATTACAATCAAAACGGAAGCACTGAAACAAGATTCGGATCTAAAACTGAATTGGTGAACTTAATTACTGCAGCTCATAATGAGAATATAAAAGTATATGCTGATATCGTAATTAATCATAACAGCGGAGGGCAATCTGAAGCGAATCCTTTTACAGGAACAAATACGTGGACTAATTTCACAGGAGTTGCTTCGGGTAAATTCCCTCGCACCTATAATGATTTCTATAAAAATAGTTACGGAAATAATGACGAAGGCTCTTTTGGAGGTTTTCCTGATTTATGCCACGCTGCACCAAATGTACAAAACTGGCTTTGGCTTAGATCTGATGGCGTTGGAAAATATTATAAAAATACTATGAAATTTGATGGTTGGAGATTTGACTATGTAAAAGGCTTCGGTGCTTGGGTCGTAAATGCTTGGAATGCCAATGTAGGCGGATTTTCTGTTGGAGAATTATGGGATTCAAATGTAAATGTATTAAATGACTGGGCAAACAGTGCCAACAGCTCAGTATTTGATTTTGCTTGCTATTACAAAATGAATGACGCTTTTGACGGAAACAATCTTGCATTGCTAAATGATGATATGATGTGGAAACGTAATCCATACAAAGCAGTGACTTTTGTAACCAATCATGATACCGATGAAATTTGGAGCAAAATGCTTGCGTACTCCTATATATTAACTCACGAAGGTTATCCAACTATTTTTTATAGGGATTATGAAGAATGGTTAGACAAAAACAAATTAAACAATCTAATCTGGATTCACAACAACAAAGCAACAGGAACAACTTCTATTTTATATTCTGACAATGACGAATATGTTGCACGAAGAAACGGATATAATGGAAACCCAGGATTGGTAGTTTACATTAATAACTCAGACGTTTGGCAAGAAAGATGGGTTCAAACCAATTGGGCTAATACTCAAATTAAGGATTTCACAGGAAACTCAACTTGGTACCCGACTACTCAGGCAGATAAATGGGTAAAAATACAATGTCCTCCAAAAGGATATTCAATTTGGTCAATTAATCAGTAA
- a CDS encoding peptide chain release factor 3 translates to MSFLKEIQRRRTFGIISHPDAGKTTLTEKLLLFGGAIQEAGAVKNNKIKKGATSDFMEIERQRGISVSTSVLAFNYKDKKINILDTPGHKDFAEDTFRTLTAVDSVIVVIDVAKGVEEQTEKLVAVCRMRNIPMIVFINKLDREGKDAFDLMDEVEQKLGLKVTPLSFPIGMGYDFQGIYNLWEQNINLFSGDSRKNIEETIAFSDVQNNPELDKIVGEKAANKLREELELIDEVYPKFERQDYLDGKIQPVFFGSALNNFGVRELLDCFITIAPSPRPKDSETRTVEPTEEKMTGFVFKIHANMDPKHRDRLAFIKIVSGTFERNKPYYHVRQKKNLKFSSPNAFFAEKKEIVDISYPGDIVGLHDTGNFKIGDTLTEGEIMSFKGIPSFSPEHFRYINNADPMKAKQLEKGVDQLMDEGVAQLFTLEMNNRKVIGTVGALQYEVIQYRLEHEYGAKCTYENFPVHKACWVKPDDAKNEEFKEFKRIKQKFLAHDKYGQLVFLADSDFTIQMTQSKYPSVKLYFTSEFD, encoded by the coding sequence ATGAGCTTTTTAAAAGAAATACAACGCAGAAGAACATTTGGAATTATATCGCATCCCGATGCCGGTAAAACGACATTAACAGAGAAATTACTTTTATTTGGAGGTGCAATTCAGGAAGCAGGAGCTGTAAAGAATAACAAAATTAAAAAAGGAGCAACGAGTGACTTTATGGAAATCGAACGCCAAAGAGGTATCTCGGTTTCAACTTCTGTGCTTGCTTTTAATTATAAAGATAAAAAAATCAACATCCTTGATACCCCTGGACACAAGGATTTTGCTGAAGATACATTTAGAACTTTAACTGCAGTCGACAGCGTAATTGTTGTAATTGATGTTGCTAAAGGGGTTGAGGAACAAACAGAAAAATTAGTTGCTGTTTGTAGAATGCGTAATATTCCTATGATTGTTTTCATCAACAAATTAGACCGTGAAGGTAAAGATGCTTTCGATTTGATGGATGAAGTAGAACAAAAATTAGGTTTAAAAGTTACACCGTTAAGTTTCCCAATCGGAATGGGTTATGATTTCCAAGGAATTTATAATTTATGGGAACAAAACATCAATCTTTTCAGCGGAGACAGCCGTAAAAATATTGAAGAAACAATTGCTTTTTCTGATGTACAGAACAACCCAGAATTGGATAAAATTGTGGGTGAAAAAGCAGCCAACAAACTTCGTGAAGAATTAGAATTAATTGATGAAGTATATCCTAAATTTGAACGTCAGGATTATTTGGATGGAAAAATCCAGCCAGTATTCTTCGGTTCAGCCTTAAATAATTTTGGAGTTCGTGAATTATTAGATTGTTTCATTACAATTGCACCATCTCCAAGACCAAAGGACTCAGAAACCCGTACAGTTGAACCTACAGAGGAGAAAATGACTGGGTTTGTTTTTAAAATCCACGCTAATATGGATCCAAAACACCGTGACCGTTTAGCCTTTATCAAAATTGTTTCTGGAACTTTCGAAAGAAATAAGCCTTATTACCACGTTCGTCAGAAGAAAAATTTAAAATTCTCAAGTCCGAATGCCTTTTTCGCTGAGAAAAAAGAAATTGTAGACATTTCTTATCCTGGTGATATTGTTGGTTTGCATGACACAGGAAACTTTAAAATTGGAGATACTTTAACAGAAGGTGAAATTATGAGCTTTAAAGGAATTCCAAGTTTCTCTCCAGAGCACTTTAGATATATTAATAATGCTGACCCAATGAAAGCTAAGCAATTAGAAAAAGGGGTTGATCAATTAATGGATGAAGGTGTAGCGCAGTTGTTTACTTTAGAGATGAATAATCGTAAAGTTATTGGAACGGTTGGAGCACTACAGTATGAGGTAATTCAATATCGTTTGGAGCATGAATATGGAGCAAAATGTACTTACGAAAACTTTCCTGTACATAAAGCTTGCTGGGTAAAGCCGGACGATGCTAAAAATGAAGAGTTTAAAGAATTCAAACGCATCAAACAAAAATTTCTTGCTCACGATAAATATGGTCAATTGGTATTCTTAGCAGATTCTGATTTTACAATTCAAATGACTCAAAGTAAATATCCAAGTGTAAAATTATATTTTACATCAGAGTTTGATTAA
- a CDS encoding peptidylprolyl isomerase: MLLKKLQLKTIDYKFALTICFFLFFTPIISAQEVIPDVVAQKPIEVPSGGKLKIDGIIATVGDYIVLDSDIDKGFLEITAQGGSVKDITRCQMLGKLLEDKLYAHQAIQDSIIVSDAEVRGMMEDRLNYMTQQVGDINKVVEYYKKSSVEEFKTYFADILKEQKLASEMRDKIVKDVEITPEEVRNFFKKIPKDELPTFGAEMEVAQIVVEPKISKEDKQKVIDRLNAIRQDVLEGSSFATKAVLYSQDPGSAPNGGYYKMTRKTPFVKEFKDVAFSLQAGEISQPFETTFGYHIIMVEKIKGQEVELRHILIAPTVSEAALKEAKERITNIRNKIINKELTFAEAARTESDEKETRANGGTLVNPTTQDTRFELTKMDPTLYSQVSNLKGDEISQPLLNTDDKGKKTYKLITVTNRIEDHTADYAKDYTKIKELALKEKQINAIAKWFDAKIKDTYIKIIGEYKDCSFANNWLKK; encoded by the coding sequence ATGCTATTAAAAAAATTACAGCTAAAAACAATTGATTACAAGTTTGCTCTAACAATTTGTTTTTTTCTTTTTTTTACTCCAATTATCTCAGCGCAAGAAGTTATTCCTGATGTTGTGGCCCAAAAACCAATTGAAGTTCCTTCTGGGGGAAAATTGAAAATCGACGGAATTATTGCTACAGTAGGAGATTATATCGTTTTAGATTCTGATATCGATAAAGGATTTTTAGAAATTACTGCGCAAGGTGGATCTGTAAAAGATATTACAAGATGCCAGATGCTTGGTAAACTTTTAGAAGATAAATTATATGCTCACCAAGCAATTCAGGATAGTATTATCGTAAGTGATGCGGAGGTAAGAGGAATGATGGAAGATCGTCTTAATTATATGACGCAACAGGTAGGAGATATCAATAAAGTAGTTGAATACTACAAAAAAAGCTCTGTAGAAGAGTTTAAAACTTATTTTGCTGATATCTTAAAGGAGCAAAAATTAGCATCGGAAATGAGAGATAAGATCGTTAAAGATGTTGAAATCACTCCAGAAGAAGTTCGTAATTTCTTTAAGAAAATCCCAAAAGATGAATTGCCAACTTTTGGAGCCGAAATGGAAGTAGCTCAAATTGTTGTAGAGCCTAAAATTTCTAAAGAAGACAAGCAAAAAGTTATCGATAGATTAAATGCAATTCGACAAGACGTTCTAGAAGGCTCTAGTTTTGCAACAAAAGCAGTTTTATATTCTCAAGATCCAGGATCTGCACCAAATGGAGGATATTATAAAATGACAAGAAAAACTCCTTTTGTTAAAGAATTTAAAGATGTTGCATTTAGTTTGCAAGCGGGTGAGATTTCCCAACCATTTGAAACTACTTTTGGATACCATATTATTATGGTAGAAAAAATCAAAGGGCAAGAAGTAGAGCTTCGCCATATTTTGATTGCTCCAACTGTTTCTGAAGCAGCTTTAAAAGAAGCAAAAGAAAGAATTACAAATATTAGAAATAAAATCATCAATAAAGAACTGACTTTTGCTGAAGCTGCAAGAACAGAATCTGATGAAAAGGAAACTAGAGCAAACGGAGGGACATTGGTAAATCCAACAACACAAGATACTCGATTTGAGTTGACAAAAATGGATCCGACTTTATACAGCCAGGTTTCAAATTTAAAAGGAGATGAGATTTCTCAGCCACTTTTAAATACTGATGATAAAGGTAAAAAAACATACAAGTTAATTACAGTTACCAACAGAATTGAAGATCATACTGCAGATTATGCTAAAGATTATACTAAGATCAAAGAATTAGCATTAAAAGAAAAGCAGATCAATGCAATTGCAAAATGGTTTGATGCTAAAATTAAAGATACTTACATCAAAATTATAGGCGAGTATAAAGACTGTTCTTTTGCAAACAATTGGTTGAAAAAATAA
- a CDS encoding DUF3467 domain-containing protein, which produces MSNPKQQQEQINIELDETIAEGIYSNLAIINHSSSEFVLDFVSIMPGIPKAKVKSRIVLTPQHAKRLLRAIGENIHRFEAAHGEIKETEQAPIPLNFGPTGQA; this is translated from the coding sequence ATGAGTAATCCGAAACAACAACAAGAGCAAATTAATATTGAGTTAGACGAAACTATTGCAGAAGGAATTTATTCAAATCTTGCAATAATTAATCACTCTTCATCAGAGTTTGTTTTAGATTTTGTAAGCATTATGCCAGGTATTCCTAAAGCTAAGGTAAAGTCGAGAATTGTCTTGACACCGCAACATGCTAAAAGGTTATTGCGAGCTATAGGTGAAAATATCCATAGATTTGAGGCCGCTCATGGCGAAATCAAAGAAACGGAACAAGCACCAATTCCGCTTAATTTTGGTCCAACTGGACAAGCATAA
- a CDS encoding bifunctional aconitate hydratase 2/2-methylisocitrate dehydratase — translation MNIYQDYIQEIEERKNQGLHPKPIDGAELLSEIIAQIKDVDNANREDSLKFFIYNTLPGTTSAAGEKAKFLKEIILGQSIVAEITPAFAFELLSHMKGGPSIEVLLDLALGNDAAIAQQAADVLKTQVFLYDADTDRLKEAFKSGNAFAKEIIESYAKAEFFTKLPEIAEEIKVVTYIAGEGDISTDLLSPGNQAHSRSDRELHGKCMITPEAQKEIQALQAKHPDASVMLIAEKGTMGVGSSRMSGVNNVALWTGKQASEYVPFVNIAPIVGGTNGISPIFLTTVDVTGGIGIDLKNWVKKLDADGKPVLNENNEPILEQAYSVATGTVLTINTQTKKLYNGDQELIDISRSFNPQKKEFIRAGGSYAIVFGKKLQTFAAKVLDIEAPAVFAPSKEISNEGQGLTAVEKIFNKNAVGIAPGKVLHAGSDVRVEVNIVGSQDTTGLMTAQELESMAATVISPIVDGAYQSGCHTASVWDKKAQANIPKLMKFMNNFGLITARDPKGVYHSMTDVIHKVLNDITIDEWAIIIGGDSHTRMSKGVAFGADSGTVALALATGEASMPIPESVKVTFKGDMKGYMDFRDVVHATQAQMLKQFNGENVFQGRIIEVHIGTLTADQAFTFTDWTAEMKAKASICISEDDTLIESLEIAKGRIQIMIDKGMDNDRQVLQGLINKADKRITEIKSGEKPALTPDANAKYYAEVVVDLDLIAEPMIADPDVNNKDVSKRYTHDTIRPLSFYGGEKKVDLGFIGSCMVHKGDMKILAQMLKNVEAQTGKVEFNAPLVVAPPTYNIVDELKAEGDWEVLQKYSGFEFDDNAPKGAARTEYENMLYLERPGCNLCMGNQEKAAKGDTVMATSTRLFQGRVVEDKEGKKGESLLSSTPVVVLSTILGRTPTMEEYTAAVDGINLTKFAPSNKQLVM, via the coding sequence ATGAATATTTATCAGGATTACATTCAAGAAATTGAAGAAAGAAAAAATCAAGGGTTACACCCTAAACCAATCGATGGAGCTGAATTATTAAGCGAAATCATTGCTCAAATTAAAGATGTTGATAACGCAAATCGCGAAGACTCTCTTAAGTTTTTTATTTACAATACTTTACCAGGTACTACAAGTGCTGCAGGTGAAAAAGCTAAGTTTTTAAAAGAAATTATTTTAGGTCAATCAATTGTAGCAGAAATTACTCCAGCTTTTGCTTTTGAATTATTATCACACATGAAGGGTGGACCTTCAATTGAAGTGTTATTAGATCTAGCTTTAGGAAATGATGCTGCAATTGCTCAACAAGCTGCAGACGTTCTTAAAACTCAAGTTTTCCTTTACGATGCAGATACTGACCGTTTAAAAGAAGCGTTCAAAAGTGGTAATGCATTCGCTAAAGAAATTATCGAAAGTTATGCAAAAGCTGAATTCTTCACTAAGCTTCCAGAAATAGCTGAAGAAATTAAAGTTGTTACTTATATCGCTGGAGAAGGGGATATCTCTACAGATTTATTATCTCCAGGAAACCAAGCGCACTCTCGTTCTGACCGTGAACTTCACGGAAAATGTATGATTACGCCAGAAGCTCAAAAAGAAATTCAAGCGCTTCAGGCAAAACATCCAGATGCAAGTGTGATGTTAATCGCTGAAAAAGGTACAATGGGAGTTGGTTCTTCTAGAATGTCAGGTGTAAACAACGTGGCACTTTGGACAGGAAAACAAGCAAGTGAGTATGTTCCGTTCGTTAATATTGCTCCAATTGTTGGAGGTACAAATGGTATTTCTCCAATTTTCCTTACTACAGTTGACGTAACTGGTGGTATTGGAATTGACCTTAAAAACTGGGTTAAAAAATTAGATGCAGACGGAAAACCAGTATTGAACGAAAATAACGAGCCAATTCTTGAGCAGGCATATTCTGTTGCTACAGGAACTGTTCTTACTATTAATACTCAAACTAAAAAATTATACAACGGTGATCAAGAATTAATTGATATTTCTAGATCATTTAATCCTCAGAAAAAAGAGTTCATTAGAGCTGGAGGGTCTTACGCAATTGTATTTGGTAAAAAACTTCAAACTTTCGCTGCTAAAGTATTGGATATCGAAGCTCCTGCAGTATTTGCTCCATCTAAAGAAATTTCTAACGAAGGACAAGGTTTAACTGCAGTTGAAAAAATCTTCAACAAAAATGCTGTAGGGATTGCTCCAGGAAAAGTTTTACACGCTGGATCAGACGTTCGTGTAGAAGTAAATATCGTAGGTTCTCAAGATACTACAGGTCTTATGACGGCTCAAGAATTAGAGTCTATGGCTGCTACAGTTATTTCTCCAATTGTTGACGGTGCTTATCAATCTGGTTGTCATACTGCTTCTGTTTGGGATAAAAAAGCTCAGGCTAACATTCCTAAATTAATGAAGTTTATGAACAATTTTGGTTTGATTACGGCTCGTGACCCAAAAGGTGTTTATCACTCAATGACAGACGTAATCCATAAAGTACTTAACGATATTACTATCGACGAATGGGCAATCATTATCGGTGGTGACTCTCACACGAGAATGTCTAAAGGTGTTGCTTTTGGTGCTGACTCAGGAACTGTTGCTCTTGCATTGGCTACGGGAGAGGCTTCTATGCCAATTCCGGAATCTGTAAAAGTAACTTTCAAAGGAGACATGAAAGGTTATATGGATTTCCGTGATGTGGTTCACGCTACACAAGCTCAAATGCTTAAGCAATTCAATGGGGAGAACGTATTCCAAGGAAGAATCATTGAGGTTCACATCGGAACTCTTACTGCTGACCAAGCATTTACATTTACAGACTGGACTGCAGAGATGAAAGCAAAAGCTTCTATCTGTATTTCAGAAGACGATACTTTAATCGAATCATTGGAAATTGCTAAAGGTAGAATCCAGATCATGATTGATAAAGGAATGGATAACGATAGACAAGTTCTTCAAGGTTTAATCAACAAAGCAGATAAGAGAATCACTGAAATTAAATCTGGTGAAAAACCAGCTTTAACTCCAGATGCAAATGCTAAATATTATGCTGAAGTTGTAGTTGATTTGGATCTAATTGCTGAACCAATGATTGCTGACCCAGATGTTAATAATAAAGATGTTTCTAAACGTTATACTCACGATACTATCAGACCATTATCTTTTTATGGTGGAGAGAAAAAGGTAGATCTTGGATTTATTGGTTCTTGTATGGTTCATAAAGGAGATATGAAAATCCTTGCTCAGATGTTGAAAAATGTTGAAGCGCAAACAGGAAAAGTTGAATTTAATGCTCCTCTTGTAGTTGCTCCTCCTACTTACAACATCGTTGATGAGTTGAAAGCAGAAGGTGACTGGGAAGTTTTACAAAAATACTCAGGTTTCGAATTTGATGATAATGCTCCTAAAGGCGCAGCTCGTACGGAATACGAAAACATGTTGTACTTAGAGCGTCCAGGATGCAACCTTTGTATGGGTAATCAAGAAAAAGCAGCTAAAGGAGATACAGTAATGGCGACATCTACTCGTTTATTCCAAGGAAGAGTTGTAGAAGATAAAGAAGGTAAAAAAGGAGAATCTTTACTTTCTTCTACTCCAGTTGTGGTTCTTTCTACAATTTTAGGTAGAACTCCAACTATGGAAGAATACACTGCTGCGGTAGATGGTATTAACTTAACTAAGTTCGCACCTTCTAACAAACAATTAGTTATGTAA
- a CDS encoding aconitate hydratase, translated as MAFDIEMIKKVYENMPGRVDKAREIVGRPLTLTEKILYNHLWDGNPTKAFGRGIDYVDFAPDRVACQDATAQMALLQFMHAGKSKVAVPTTVHCDHLIQAKVDAVTDLARAKTQSNEVFDFLSSVSNKYGIGFWKPGAGIIHQVVLENYAFPGGMMIGTDSHTVNAGGLGMVAIGVGGADAVDVMSGMAWELKFPKLIGVKLTGKLSGWTAPKDVILKVAGILTVKGGTGAIVEYFGEGATAMSCTGKGTICNMGAEIGATTSTFGYDDSMSRYLRSTNRAEVADAADKIASYLTGDPEVYADPEKYFDQVIEINLSTLEPHLNGPFTPDLATPISKMKEEAVKNNWPLQIQVGLIGSCTNSSYEDISRAASLARQVADKNLKTKSQFTITPGSEVVRSTIERDGFIDTFHKIGATVFANACGPCIGMWDREGAEKEERNTIVHSFNRNFSKRADGNPNTLAFVGSPELVTALAIAGDLSFNPLTDKLINEDGEEVMLDEPTGDELPAKGFYAEDPGFQAPAEDGSSVQVVVNPASERLQLLAPFDAWDGKNITGAKLLIKAFGKCTTDHISMAGPWLRFRGHLDNISNNMLIGAVNAYNQKTNSVKNQLTGEYDAVPAVARSYKAAGVPSIVVGDHNYGEGSSREHAAMEPRFLGVKAVLVKSFARIHETNLKKQGLLGLTFANEGDYDKIQEDDTINFLDLTEFAPGKPLTLEFVHADGTKDIILANHTYNAGQIGWFVAGSALNLIAAGKA; from the coding sequence ATGGCTTTTGATATCGAAATGATTAAAAAAGTGTACGAAAACATGCCAGGTCGCGTTGATAAAGCGCGCGAGATTGTTGGTCGTCCGCTTACTTTAACAGAGAAAATTTTATACAATCACCTTTGGGATGGAAATCCTACTAAGGCGTTTGGAAGAGGAATTGATTACGTTGATTTTGCACCCGATCGCGTAGCTTGTCAAGATGCAACTGCACAAATGGCATTATTACAGTTTATGCATGCTGGTAAATCTAAAGTGGCAGTTCCAACAACGGTACATTGTGATCACTTAATTCAGGCAAAAGTAGATGCTGTAACCGATTTGGCAAGAGCAAAAACACAAAGTAATGAAGTTTTCGACTTCTTATCTTCTGTTTCTAATAAATACGGAATTGGTTTCTGGAAGCCAGGAGCTGGAATTATCCACCAAGTTGTACTTGAAAATTATGCATTTCCAGGTGGAATGATGATTGGTACCGATTCTCATACTGTAAATGCAGGTGGTTTAGGAATGGTCGCAATTGGTGTTGGTGGAGCAGATGCTGTAGATGTTATGTCTGGAATGGCTTGGGAACTTAAATTTCCTAAACTTATCGGAGTTAAATTAACCGGTAAATTATCGGGATGGACGGCTCCAAAAGATGTTATTCTTAAAGTTGCAGGTATTCTTACTGTAAAAGGCGGTACTGGTGCTATTGTAGAATATTTTGGTGAAGGCGCAACAGCTATGTCTTGTACAGGTAAAGGAACAATTTGTAATATGGGAGCTGAGATTGGGGCTACAACTTCAACTTTTGGCTACGATGATTCAATGAGCCGTTACTTACGTTCGACAAATAGAGCAGAAGTGGCTGATGCTGCAGATAAAATTGCTTCTTACTTAACAGGAGATCCAGAAGTATATGCAGATCCAGAAAAATATTTTGATCAAGTTATTGAAATAAACTTATCTACATTAGAACCACATTTAAACGGTCCTTTTACTCCAGATTTAGCTACTCCAATTTCTAAAATGAAAGAAGAAGCGGTTAAAAATAATTGGCCATTACAAATTCAAGTTGGTTTAATAGGTTCTTGTACAAACTCTTCTTACGAAGATATTTCTCGTGCAGCTTCATTAGCAAGACAGGTTGCTGATAAAAATTTAAAAACAAAGTCACAATTTACAATCACTCCAGGTTCTGAAGTAGTGCGTTCTACAATCGAAAGAGATGGATTTATCGATACTTTCCATAAAATTGGTGCAACAGTTTTTGCAAATGCCTGCGGACCGTGTATTGGTATGTGGGATAGAGAAGGAGCAGAAAAAGAAGAAAGAAACACAATCGTGCACTCTTTCAATCGTAACTTCTCAAAACGTGCAGACGGTAACCCAAATACTTTGGCCTTTGTAGGATCTCCAGAGTTGGTAACGGCTTTAGCTATTGCAGGTGATTTAAGTTTTAATCCACTGACAGATAAATTAATCAATGAAGATGGAGAAGAAGTAATGCTTGACGAGCCAACAGGAGACGAACTTCCTGCTAAAGGCTTCTATGCTGAAGATCCAGGTTTTCAAGCTCCTGCGGAAGATGGTTCAAGTGTTCAAGTAGTGGTTAATCCAGCTTCAGAGCGTTTACAATTGTTGGCTCCATTTGATGCTTGGGATGGTAAAAATATTACTGGTGCTAAATTGTTAATCAAAGCATTCGGAAAATGTACTACAGATCACATCTCTATGGCTGGGCCATGGTTGCGTTTCCGTGGACACTTAGATAATATTTCAAATAATATGTTGATCGGAGCAGTAAATGCTTACAATCAAAAAACAAATTCGGTTAAAAACCAATTAACGGGTGAATATGATGCTGTTCCTGCTGTAGCTCGTTCGTACAAAGCAGCTGGAGTTCCATCTATTGTAGTTGGAGATCATAACTACGGAGAAGGTTCTTCTCGTGAGCATGCAGCTATGGAACCTCGTTTCTTAGGTGTTAAAGCGGTATTGGTAAAATCTTTTGCACGTATCCATGAAACAAACCTTAAAAAACAAGGTCTTTTAGGATTGACATTTGCGAACGAAGGAGATTACGATAAAATCCAAGAAGATGACACAATTAACTTCTTAGATTTAACAGAATTTGCTCCAGGCAAACCATTAACATTAGAATTTGTTCATGCAGATGGTACAAAAGATATTATCTTGGCAAACCATACCTACAACGCAGGTCAAATTGGCTGGTTTGTTGCAGGTTCTGCATTAAATTTAATTGCAGCCGGAAAAGCTTAA